The following are encoded together in the Nicotiana tabacum cultivar K326 unplaced genomic scaffold, ASM71507v2 Un00474, whole genome shotgun sequence genome:
- the LOC107803202 gene encoding uncharacterized protein LOC107803202 has protein sequence MARSISAIFFFFLLVSMVTATAPGSSLTAAPGGPVITPPGIANHPSHSHCSDDEIKQCKNLPHVCPKFCPNGCITECRSCKPICIDGPTPPPYTPPSPTTSPKKVKCKNKSYPKCYNQQHTCPTTCPGTCQVDCVSCKPVCSCDTPGAVCQDPRFIGADGITFYFHGKKDKDFCLVSDSNLHINAHFIGKRNENMKRDFTWVQSIGILYGTHKISVGALKTATWDNANDRLFFNFDDETIVLPDNEGERWESETGPTASITRTSSTNEVVIEVENIFKITAKVVPITEKESKVHNYGITQDDCFAHLELGFKFLSLSDGVSGVLGQTYRRNYVSRVKMGALMPVMGGDKDFAASGLFEADCSVAKFQTEESRNEDLLNLELPSLRCNSGIYGRGVVCKR, from the exons atggctcgatcaatatctgccattttcttcttcttcttgctcgTATCAATGGTTACGGCCACAGCCCCTGGAAGTTCTTTAACTGCTGCCCCCGGTGGCCCGGTAATTACTCCACCTGGGATTGCTAACCATCCCAGCCATTCTCATTGCTCTGATGATGAAATCAAGCAATGCAAAAATCTACCTCATGTTTGTCCCAAATTCTGTCCCAATGGCTGCATAACTGAGTGTCGATCTTGCAAACCTATTTGCATTGATGGCCCAACCCCACCTCCCTACACCCCTCCAAGTCCAACTACATCTCCAAAGAAGGTTAAGTGCAAGAACAAGAGTTACCCAAAATGTTATAATCAACAACATACATGCCCTACCACTTGCCCTGGCACTTGTCAAGTTGATTGTGTTTCTTGCAAACCTGTTTGCA GCTGTGACACTCCAGGAGCAGTTTGCCAAGATCCACGTTTCATTGGAGCAGATGGAATTACTTTCTACTTCCACGGCAAGAAAGATAAAGATTTTTGCCTGGTCTCTGATTCTAACCTCCACATTAACGCCCACTTCATAGGAAAAAGAAATGAGAACATGAAAAGAGACTTTACATGGGTTCAATCCATTGGTATCCTTTATGGTACTCACAAGATTTCTGTTGGAGCACTTAAGACAGCAACATGGGATAATGCCAACGATCGTCTCTTCTTCAACTTTGACGATGAAACTATTGTTCTTCCCGACAACGAAGGCGAAAG GTGGGAGTCAGAAACTGGACCAACAGCCTCGATTACTCGAACCAGCAGCACCAACGAAGTTGTGATCGAAGTTGAAAACATATTCAAGATTACAGCCAAGGTGGTGCCAATTACAGAGAAAGAATCCAAAGTTCATAACTATGGCATAACACAAGACGATTGCTTTGCTCATCTTGAGCTTGGATTCAAGTTTTTATCACTTAGTGATGGAGTGAGTGGTGTTTTGGGCCAGACTTATAGAAGGAACTACGTGAGCAGAGTTAAGATGGGTGCTTTGATGCCTGTAATGGGAGGTGACAAAGACTTTGCAGCTTCAGGACTTTTTGAAGCTGATTGCTCTGTTGCTAAGTTTCAAACAGAAGAATCTAGGAATgaagatttgttgaatttggagcTGCCTAGCTTGAGGTGCAACAGTGGAATTTATGGACGTGGAGTTGTTTGCAAGCGCTAG